A genomic stretch from Haloferax sp. Atlit-12N includes:
- a CDS encoding TrkH family potassium uptake protein codes for MPRRGRTVSGWPADLAVIGRDVGSLLAMESALMTASVLVAAGFGEWYAALAFLAAGGATAFVGLGARKAFKDAPAPRMKHGMIIAAAGWFATAAFGSLPFFLTAQFAPESVFTALVPAGADYAQSSLVYFRDPLHALFESMSGWTGSGLTMGIHEPSLPRTIQWWRSLIQWVGGVGVIVLTVSILSRPGSGSYALYRGEAREEKIHPSVVSTVRTVWKIFVGYTLLSVVVLFFAIRASDYGATLSLWEVAWQALNHAMTGLSTGGFAVTDGSIGTYDSPLIETVLLPIMALGAIAFPVHYAVLKNRDIDRLWGDLQTRWLLVLFAVGSVALAVQNLVSLPATAGSAFVETVDYFGLSGVVGGAESDAVRDAAFHWVSALTCTGFQAAPLGEWSDGGKILLSGAMTLGGAAGSTVGGIKIIRGYTIARGIRWQFSRVFLPESAIVNIEMNGRRLSRTEMDREFSEAAIVSMLWLLLLVGSSVLLVNLAGPEFTYADALFEVASAQGNVGISTGITGPWMNPWAETMFLFNMWVGRLEIIPVLVFARSVIYGLNP; via the coding sequence ATGCCCCGCCGCGGACGAACCGTCTCCGGGTGGCCCGCCGACCTCGCGGTCATCGGCCGCGACGTGGGCTCGCTCCTCGCCATGGAGTCGGCCCTGATGACCGCCTCGGTCCTCGTCGCGGCCGGCTTCGGCGAGTGGTACGCCGCGCTCGCGTTCCTCGCCGCAGGGGGTGCAACCGCGTTCGTTGGCCTTGGCGCGCGGAAGGCGTTCAAGGACGCTCCCGCACCCCGGATGAAACACGGGATGATAATCGCCGCCGCGGGCTGGTTCGCCACGGCCGCCTTCGGGTCGCTTCCCTTCTTCCTCACGGCACAGTTCGCCCCGGAGAGCGTCTTCACGGCGCTCGTGCCCGCCGGAGCCGACTACGCCCAGTCGAGTCTCGTCTACTTCCGCGACCCCTTACACGCCCTGTTCGAGAGCATGAGCGGGTGGACCGGAAGCGGCCTCACCATGGGCATCCACGAACCGTCGCTCCCGCGGACGATTCAGTGGTGGCGCTCGCTCATCCAGTGGGTCGGCGGCGTGGGCGTTATCGTCCTCACCGTCTCCATCCTCTCGCGGCCCGGAAGCGGGAGCTACGCGCTCTACCGCGGCGAGGCCAGAGAGGAGAAGATACATCCGAGCGTCGTCTCGACGGTCCGGACCGTCTGGAAGATTTTCGTCGGCTACACGCTCCTTTCGGTGGTCGTCCTCTTTTTCGCCATCCGCGCCAGCGACTACGGGGCGACGCTCTCGCTGTGGGAGGTCGCGTGGCAGGCGCTCAACCACGCGATGACCGGCCTCTCGACCGGCGGGTTCGCCGTCACCGACGGCTCTATCGGCACGTACGACTCGCCGCTCATCGAGACGGTGCTGCTCCCCATCATGGCGCTGGGGGCAATCGCCTTCCCCGTCCACTACGCCGTCCTGAAGAACCGCGACATCGACCGGCTCTGGGGGGACCTCCAGACGCGCTGGCTCCTCGTCCTCTTCGCCGTTGGCTCGGTCGCGCTCGCCGTCCAGAACCTCGTCAGCCTCCCAGCGACCGCGGGGTCGGCGTTCGTCGAGACCGTGGACTACTTCGGGCTCTCGGGCGTCGTCGGCGGGGCGGAGTCGGACGCCGTCCGCGACGCCGCGTTCCACTGGGTGAGCGCGCTCACCTGCACCGGCTTTCAGGCCGCGCCGCTCGGCGAGTGGTCCGACGGCGGGAAGATTCTCCTGTCGGGGGCGATGACCCTCGGCGGGGCCGCCGGGTCGACCGTCGGCGGCATCAAAATCATCCGCGGCTACACCATCGCCCGCGGCATCCGCTGGCAGTTCTCCCGCGTGTTCCTCCCCGAGAGCGCAATCGTCAACATCGAGATGAACGGTCGTCGCCTCTCGCGGACCGAGATGGACCGCGAGTTCTCCGAGGCGGCCATCGTCTCGATGCTCTGGCTGCTGTTGCTCGTCGGGTCGAGCGTCCTGCTCGTGAACCTCGCCGGGCCGGAGTTCACCTACGCCGACGCGCTGTTCGAAGTCGCGTCCGCGCAGGGGAACGTCGGCATCTCGACGGGCATCACCGGCCCGTGGATGAACCCGTGGGCCGAGACGATGTTCCTCTTCAACATGTGGGTCGGCCGCCTCGAAATCATCCCGGTGTTGGTGTTCGCCCGGTCGGTCATCTACGGGCTGAACCCCTGA
- the coaBC gene encoding bifunctional phosphopantothenoylcysteine decarboxylase/phosphopantothenate--cysteine ligase CoaBC, translating into MLEGVNVALGVTGSIAAVKVVELAHELRRRGASVRAVMTDAATGIIHPWAVEFATDNDVVTEITGRVEHVELCGRDGWADVFLVAPATANTVGKIAAAVDDSPVTTTATTALGAGVPVVVAPAMHEPMYDHPGVLDAIERVQLWGVEFVDPRIEEGKAKIATEEAIVTGVAKATTEQTLAGKSVVVTAGATTESIDPIRTLSNRASGRTGRAVARALAIRGADVTLVHDGDDAHYADVLAVESAAEMLEAVEAAVEADADALVSAAAISDFTVEAADEKIRSGEARTLDLEPAPKLIDTVRESHPDLTIVGFKAETTGDDEAMVGEARRIMDRVGLAFVVANDASVMGADETRALVVRADETSEYVGSKDGLGARIAVELKTELS; encoded by the coding sequence ATGCTCGAAGGTGTGAACGTCGCGCTCGGGGTGACGGGGAGTATCGCGGCCGTGAAAGTCGTCGAGTTGGCGCACGAACTCCGCCGCCGGGGCGCGTCGGTCCGCGCGGTGATGACCGACGCCGCGACGGGAATTATCCACCCGTGGGCGGTCGAGTTCGCCACCGACAACGACGTGGTGACCGAGATCACCGGCCGCGTCGAACACGTCGAACTCTGCGGCCGCGACGGCTGGGCCGACGTGTTCCTCGTCGCGCCCGCGACAGCCAACACGGTCGGCAAGATAGCCGCCGCCGTCGACGACTCCCCCGTGACGACCACCGCGACCACCGCCCTCGGCGCGGGCGTCCCGGTCGTCGTCGCGCCCGCGATGCACGAACCCATGTACGACCACCCCGGCGTCCTCGACGCCATCGAGCGGGTGCAGTTGTGGGGCGTCGAGTTCGTCGACCCGCGCATCGAGGAGGGGAAGGCAAAAATCGCCACCGAGGAGGCTATCGTCACCGGCGTGGCGAAAGCGACGACCGAACAGACGCTCGCCGGGAAGTCCGTCGTCGTCACCGCCGGCGCGACGACCGAATCTATCGACCCAATCCGCACTCTCTCGAATCGCGCCTCCGGCCGCACGGGCCGCGCCGTCGCCCGCGCGCTCGCGATTCGTGGCGCGGACGTGACGCTCGTCCACGACGGCGACGACGCGCACTACGCCGACGTGCTCGCCGTCGAGTCGGCCGCCGAGATGCTGGAGGCCGTCGAGGCCGCCGTCGAGGCCGACGCCGACGCGCTCGTCTCCGCGGCCGCAATCTCCGATTTCACCGTCGAGGCGGCCGACGAGAAGATTCGCTCCGGCGAGGCGCGTACGCTCGACCTCGAACCCGCGCCGAAGCTCATCGACACCGTCCGCGAGTCACATCCGGACCTCACCATCGTCGGGTTCAAGGCCGAGACGACCGGCGACGACGAGGCGATGGTCGGCGAGGCCCGCCGCATCATGGACCGCGTCGGCCTCGCGTTCGTCGTCGCCAACGACGCCTCCGTCATGGGCGCGGACGAGACCCGCGCGCTCGTCGTCCGCGCCGACGAGACGAGCGAGTACGTCGGGTCGAAAGACGGACTCGGCGCGCGCATCGCTGTCGAACTGAAAACGGAACTCTCGTGA
- the gatA gene encoding Asp-tRNA(Asn)/Glu-tRNA(Gln) amidotransferase subunit GatA — protein MSLNAFITKETLDGSDDGPLSGKTVAVKDNISTEGLRTTCGSAMLEDYVPPYDATVVELLKDAGATIVGKANMDEFGMGTTTETSAFGPTKNPVDESRVPGGSSGGSAAAVAAGEADLALGTDTGGSIRCPAAFCGVVGIKPTYGLVSRYGLVAYANSLEQIGPIAPTVEDAAALLDVIAGPDDRDGTTRDAGADSNYAAAADGDVEGLTIGVPTEFVEGADEGVEEAFWAALDELEAQGAEYREVSMPSVEKAVAAYYVIAMSEASSNLARFDGVRYGKSGGYDGNWNEAFARAREEGFGSEVKRRILLGTYALSAGYHDKYYAKAQDARAWVKQDFDETFEDVDVVASPTMPVPPFELGESLDDPLQMYLADANTVPVNLANLPAISVPAGETDGLPVGLQLIGPKFGEETIVRAASAVEN, from the coding sequence ATGTCGCTGAACGCCTTCATCACGAAAGAGACGCTCGACGGCTCCGACGACGGCCCGCTTTCGGGCAAGACGGTCGCCGTCAAGGACAACATCTCCACGGAGGGACTGCGGACGACCTGCGGCTCCGCGATGCTCGAAGACTACGTCCCGCCGTACGACGCGACCGTCGTCGAACTCCTGAAGGACGCCGGCGCGACCATCGTCGGCAAGGCCAACATGGACGAGTTCGGCATGGGTACGACGACCGAGACCTCGGCGTTCGGTCCGACCAAGAACCCCGTCGACGAGTCCCGCGTCCCCGGCGGCTCCTCCGGTGGCTCCGCGGCCGCCGTCGCCGCCGGCGAGGCCGACCTCGCGCTCGGCACCGACACCGGCGGCTCCATCCGCTGTCCCGCCGCGTTCTGCGGCGTCGTCGGCATCAAGCCGACCTACGGCCTCGTCTCGCGCTACGGCCTCGTCGCCTACGCGAACTCCCTCGAACAGATTGGCCCAATCGCACCGACCGTCGAGGACGCCGCCGCGCTCCTCGACGTCATCGCCGGCCCCGACGACCGCGACGGCACGACCCGCGACGCCGGCGCAGACTCGAACTACGCCGCGGCCGCCGACGGCGACGTGGAGGGCCTCACCATCGGCGTCCCGACCGAGTTCGTCGAGGGCGCGGACGAGGGCGTCGAAGAGGCGTTCTGGGCCGCGCTCGACGAACTCGAAGCGCAGGGCGCGGAGTACCGCGAGGTCAGCATGCCCTCCGTCGAGAAGGCCGTCGCCGCCTACTACGTCATCGCCATGTCCGAGGCGTCGTCGAACCTCGCTCGCTTCGACGGTGTCCGCTACGGCAAATCCGGCGGCTACGACGGCAACTGGAACGAGGCGTTCGCCCGCGCTCGCGAGGAGGGCTTCGGCTCCGAGGTCAAACGCCGCATCCTCCTCGGCACGTACGCCCTCTCCGCGGGCTACCACGACAAGTACTACGCGAAGGCGCAGGACGCCCGCGCGTGGGTCAAACAGGACTTCGACGAGACGTTCGAGGACGTGGATGTCGTCGCGTCGCCGACGATGCCCGTCCCGCCGTTCGAACTCGGCGAGAGCCTCGACGACCCGCTCCAGATGTACCTCGCCGACGCGAACACCGTGCCGGTGAACCTCGCGAACCTCCCGGCCATCTCGGTTCCGGCGGGCGAGACCGACGGCCTCCCGGTCGGCCTCCAACTCATCGGACCGAAGTTCGGCGAGGAGACCATCGTCCGCGCCGCGTCCGCGGTCGAGAACTGA
- a CDS encoding TrkA family potassium uptake protein codes for MYIIVVGAGNIGTPLIEIATEGGNEVVVVERDEAKAEAAAATFDCLVLNDDATVKQTLDEAGADRADAIITTTDKDATNIMVCLLAKELAIPDIVSVVHNPEHMSLYRQIGVNTMENPQRLIAEYLYRAVKRPSIVDYMRIGEQAEVFEIRVDEDAPITGMTIQEAAQENLLDGDTLIVAIERGGDDDPVTPRGNTTIGSGDLLTVYSAKGATPEVTDVFGHYEDH; via the coding sequence ATGTACATCATCGTCGTCGGTGCGGGCAACATCGGCACGCCGCTCATCGAAATCGCCACCGAGGGCGGCAACGAGGTCGTCGTCGTCGAGCGCGACGAGGCGAAAGCCGAGGCGGCCGCCGCGACGTTCGACTGTCTCGTCCTCAACGACGACGCCACGGTCAAACAGACGCTCGATGAGGCCGGCGCGGACCGGGCCGACGCCATCATCACGACGACCGACAAGGACGCGACAAACATCATGGTCTGTCTCTTGGCGAAGGAACTCGCCATCCCGGACATCGTCTCCGTCGTCCACAACCCCGAACACATGAGCCTCTATCGGCAAATCGGCGTCAACACGATGGAGAACCCCCAGCGGCTCATCGCGGAGTACCTCTACCGGGCGGTCAAGCGCCCCTCCATCGTCGATTACATGCGCATCGGCGAGCAGGCCGAGGTGTTCGAAATTCGCGTCGACGAGGACGCGCCGATAACCGGGATGACGATTCAGGAGGCGGCCCAAGAGAACCTCCTCGACGGCGACACCCTCATCGTCGCCATCGAGCGCGGCGGCGACGACGACCCCGTGACGCCCCGCGGGAACACCACCATCGGTTCGGGCGACCTTTTGACCGTCTACTCCGCGAAGGGCGCGACGCCCGAGGTGACCGACGTGTTTGGCCACTACGAGGACCACTGA
- the gatC gene encoding Asp-tRNA(Asn)/Glu-tRNA(Gln) amidotransferase subunit GatC, protein MSDTPVDADEVRHVAELARVDLDEDEVEEFAAQFADILGYFDALDEVPEVDREDELVNVMRPDEVREGLTQEEALSNAAETEDGFFKGPRVS, encoded by the coding sequence ATGAGCGATACGCCCGTCGACGCCGACGAGGTTCGACACGTCGCCGAGTTGGCGCGGGTCGACCTCGACGAGGACGAGGTCGAGGAGTTCGCGGCGCAGTTCGCGGACATCCTCGGCTACTTCGACGCCCTCGACGAGGTCCCCGAAGTCGACCGCGAGGACGAACTGGTGAACGTGATGCGCCCCGACGAGGTCCGCGAGGGCCTCACCCAAGAGGAGGCGCTCTCGAACGCCGCAGAGACCGAAGACGGCTTCTTCAAGGGCCCGCGGGTGTCGTAG
- a CDS encoding TrkH family potassium uptake protein: protein MKLRVDYRASLRLVGTVLKYLAVPLCFPLVVALYYGESVLPFVVTMGVTVLVGTGLERLTDDPDIGSREGFLMVALTWLAVTIVGAIPFLIEAHGIPFVASPIHPESTLGNPVNALFETMSGFTTTGATVLGDISFNSHTRGIMMWRQLTQWLGGMGIVVLAVAILPELSVGGAQLMDAEAPGPGIEKLTPRIAETARALWGAYLGLTVLEIVLLYGLHVTGNAPNMDVYNAIAHGLTTMPTGGFSPEARSIEAFSAAAQWVIIPFMLAAGTNFALFWHVLTGDPKRLFRDTEFKSYLGVIGVISAILAGILFLGDGLMSVAPAGETYDQLYLEGIRTAIIGNVEPAVRQSVFQVVSIVTTTGYASIDFNAWSAPTQYGLLFAMFIGGSGGSTGGAVKIVRWYVIVKSLRRELFTTAHPEAVRPVRLAGRAVDERAIRGIYAFTLLYLVLFFISTGLLHLDAARIGFDVSILETMSAVAATLGNVGPGFGVVGPMGSYLDFSNGSKLYMVLLMWVGRLEILPVLVIFTPEYWRR from the coding sequence ATGAAATTGCGGGTCGATTACAGAGCCAGCCTGCGTCTCGTGGGGACCGTCCTGAAGTATCTCGCGGTCCCTCTTTGCTTCCCGCTCGTGGTCGCGCTGTACTACGGCGAGTCGGTGCTCCCGTTCGTCGTCACGATGGGCGTCACGGTCCTCGTCGGGACGGGGCTCGAACGGCTTACCGACGACCCCGACATCGGGTCCCGAGAAGGGTTCCTGATGGTCGCGCTGACGTGGTTAGCGGTCACGATAGTCGGCGCGATACCGTTTCTCATCGAGGCCCACGGCATCCCCTTCGTCGCGTCGCCCATCCACCCCGAATCGACCCTCGGCAACCCGGTGAACGCGCTGTTCGAGACGATGAGCGGATTCACCACGACCGGGGCGACGGTGCTCGGCGACATCTCGTTTAACTCCCACACCCGCGGCATCATGATGTGGCGACAGCTCACCCAGTGGCTCGGCGGGATGGGTATCGTCGTCCTCGCGGTCGCCATCCTTCCCGAACTCTCCGTGGGTGGCGCACAACTGATGGACGCGGAAGCGCCCGGCCCCGGCATCGAGAAACTCACTCCACGCATCGCCGAGACGGCCCGCGCGCTCTGGGGCGCGTACCTCGGCCTCACGGTCCTCGAAATCGTCCTCCTCTACGGCCTCCACGTCACCGGCAACGCCCCGAACATGGACGTGTACAACGCCATCGCCCACGGGCTGACGACGATGCCGACTGGCGGGTTCTCGCCGGAGGCCCGCAGCATCGAGGCGTTCTCCGCGGCCGCGCAGTGGGTCATCATCCCCTTCATGCTCGCCGCCGGGACCAACTTCGCGCTCTTCTGGCACGTCCTCACGGGCGACCCGAAGCGGCTGTTCCGGGACACCGAGTTCAAGTCCTACCTCGGCGTCATCGGCGTCATCTCAGCCATTCTCGCCGGGATTCTCTTCCTCGGCGACGGCCTCATGTCCGTCGCACCGGCGGGCGAGACCTACGACCAACTCTACCTCGAAGGCATCCGCACGGCCATCATCGGCAACGTCGAACCCGCGGTCCGCCAGTCGGTGTTTCAGGTCGTCTCCATCGTCACGACGACCGGCTACGCCAGCATCGACTTCAACGCGTGGAGCGCGCCGACGCAGTACGGCCTCCTGTTCGCGATGTTCATCGGCGGCTCCGGCGGGTCGACCGGCGGCGCGGTCAAAATCGTCCGCTGGTACGTCATCGTGAAATCGCTCCGCCGAGAGCTGTTCACGACGGCCCACCCCGAGGCGGTCCGCCCGGTCAGGCTCGCCGGCCGCGCGGTCGACGAGCGGGCCATCCGCGGCATCTACGCCTTCACGCTCCTGTATCTCGTGCTGTTTTTCATCTCGACCGGCCTGCTCCACCTCGATGCCGCGCGAATCGGCTTCGACGTGAGCATCCTCGAAACCATGAGCGCCGTCGCCGCGACCCTCGGGAACGTCGGGCCGGGCTTCGGCGTCGTCGGCCCGATGGGGAGCTATCTCGACTTCTCCAACGGTTCGAAACTGTACATGGTGCTTCTCATGTGGGTGGGCCGACTGGAGATTCTGCCCGTGCTGGTCATCTTTACGCCGGAGTACTGGCGGCGATAG
- the trkA gene encoding Trk system potassium transporter TrkA, with the protein MRVIIIGAGQVGSSIAADLDETHEVVVIDCDPERVDELNYSLDVLALHGDGTSVDTLEEADVERADMVIASTDDDETNIVACATAKAISDAFTIARVKNTEYLRTWQRSEKAFGIDFMVCTNLLAAESIVRVVGLPAARDVDPFAGGQVQMAEFEVDDESPVANQTVSEADRFDSLTFAAILRDGEVTIPRGDSVIGPGDRVVVIGSPQSVQGFASSVSPGESPGTAEEVVIVGGSEIGYHVARLLEERGFKPRLIEHDPDRARELAEMLPGTIVMESDATDVDFLEREYIGDADLLVSALDSDEKNLLVSLLAARLGVERTVAVIDTTPYVDLFEAVGVDVGVSPREVVAEEITRFTREGGAENVALIESDKAEVLEIEVDAESVLAGKPIRESVATLPEGVVIGAITRRREFITPRGDTVIEPGDHVVVFVDSCVIDDVTPNL; encoded by the coding sequence GTGCGCGTGATAATTATCGGTGCCGGACAGGTCGGGTCGTCCATCGCGGCCGACCTCGACGAGACCCACGAGGTCGTCGTCATCGACTGCGACCCGGAGCGCGTCGACGAACTGAACTACTCGCTCGACGTGCTGGCGCTCCACGGCGACGGAACCTCCGTGGACACGCTCGAAGAGGCCGACGTGGAGCGCGCCGACATGGTCATCGCCTCGACCGACGACGACGAGACGAACATCGTCGCCTGCGCGACCGCCAAGGCCATCTCGGACGCCTTCACCATCGCCCGCGTCAAGAACACGGAGTACCTCCGGACGTGGCAGCGCTCCGAGAAGGCGTTCGGCATCGACTTCATGGTCTGTACGAACCTGCTCGCCGCGGAGTCCATCGTCCGCGTCGTCGGCCTCCCCGCCGCGCGCGACGTGGACCCTTTCGCGGGCGGGCAGGTCCAGATGGCCGAGTTCGAAGTCGACGATGAGAGCCCCGTCGCCAACCAGACCGTGAGCGAGGCCGACCGCTTCGACTCGTTGACCTTCGCGGCCATCCTCCGCGACGGCGAGGTCACCATCCCCCGCGGCGACTCCGTCATCGGCCCCGGCGACCGCGTCGTCGTCATCGGCAGTCCCCAGAGCGTTCAGGGGTTCGCAAGCTCCGTCTCGCCGGGCGAATCGCCGGGCACCGCGGAGGAGGTCGTCATCGTCGGCGGGAGCGAAATCGGCTACCACGTCGCCCGCCTGCTCGAAGAGCGCGGCTTCAAGCCCAGACTCATCGAGCACGACCCCGACCGCGCCCGCGAACTCGCGGAGATGCTCCCGGGAACCATCGTCATGGAGAGCGACGCGACCGACGTGGACTTCCTCGAACGCGAGTACATCGGCGACGCCGACCTGCTCGTCTCGGCGCTCGACTCCGACGAGAAGAACCTGCTCGTGTCGCTGCTCGCCGCCCGACTCGGCGTCGAACGCACCGTCGCCGTCATCGACACGACGCCGTACGTGGACCTGTTCGAGGCCGTCGGCGTCGACGTGGGCGTCAGCCCCCGCGAGGTCGTCGCCGAGGAGATCACCCGGTTCACACGCGAGGGCGGCGCGGAGAACGTCGCGCTCATCGAGTCTGACAAGGCCGAAGTGCTCGAAATCGAGGTGGACGCCGAGAGCGTACTCGCGGGCAAGCCGATTCGAGAGTCGGTCGCGACGCTCCCCGAGGGCGTCGTCATCGGCGCGATAACCCGTCGCCGCGAGTTCATCACCCCCCGCGGTGACACCGTTATCGAACCCGGTGACCACGTCGTCGTCTTCGTCGATAGCTGCGTCATCGACGACGTGACTCCCAATCTGTAA
- a CDS encoding FAD-dependent oxidoreductase — protein MSETNPRDALVIGGGVAGLTAATFLARAGLDTLVVNEGEPIVRRNAHLENVPGFPAGVNSRLFTDLLSEQADRNGTDRLTGRVTDLVVLGDDDDPLFRATVETDDGEERVEASRVVAASWSDASYLEDTGVDLRAAGSKTYVDVDDLGRTAVPGIYAAGRLTEIYHQAVVAAGDAAETAITLVHDSGTAFYNDWVAPTGYFTDRGREVPPACEEIDADERARRERESREVMREFFAEPHDEPQRTHPSLVDDELGRLDE, from the coding sequence ATGAGCGAAACGAATCCACGAGACGCGCTCGTCATCGGCGGCGGCGTCGCCGGTCTCACCGCCGCGACGTTCCTCGCGCGCGCTGGCCTCGACACCCTCGTCGTCAACGAGGGTGAGCCAATCGTTCGCCGAAACGCCCACCTCGAAAACGTCCCCGGCTTCCCGGCGGGCGTCAACAGCCGGCTTTTTACTGACCTCCTCTCCGAACAGGCCGACCGAAACGGCACGGACCGACTGACCGGTCGCGTGACCGACCTCGTCGTGCTCGGCGACGACGACGACCCGCTGTTCCGCGCGACCGTCGAGACCGACGACGGCGAGGAACGCGTCGAGGCGTCGCGCGTCGTCGCGGCCTCGTGGTCCGACGCGTCCTATCTCGAAGACACGGGCGTCGACCTCCGGGCCGCCGGGTCGAAGACCTACGTCGACGTGGACGACCTCGGCCGGACCGCAGTCCCCGGAATCTACGCCGCGGGCCGACTGACCGAGATTTACCACCAGGCGGTCGTCGCCGCCGGCGACGCCGCGGAGACGGCTATCACGCTGGTCCACGACTCGGGGACGGCGTTCTACAACGACTGGGTCGCGCCGACCGGCTACTTCACCGACCGCGGCCGCGAGGTGCCGCCGGCCTGCGAGGAGATAGACGCCGACGAGCGCGCCCGCCGCGAGCGCGAATCCCGCGAGGTCATGCGCGAGTTCTTCGCCGAACCCCACGACGAGCCCCAGCGTACCCACCCGAGCCTCGTCGACGACGAACTCGGGCGACTGGACGAGTAG
- a CDS encoding type II toxin-antitoxin system RatA family toxin, whose product MDEIAVSTVVYLPPEEIYEFLVDFPRYADYSKHLRDVRQSGDGSPGTRYALYFSWWKLTYTAESKVTDVTPPTRIDWTITKDVHAVGRWRVEELDELPEEAPSDADTACRVFFEVEYDPDSVSAGDIDLPRFVSLGWVIDKLRPVLQKEAERIVERIVADIEGQPRRVELTIHSKPGS is encoded by the coding sequence GTGGACGAGATAGCCGTCAGCACCGTCGTCTACCTGCCGCCCGAGGAGATATACGAATTCCTCGTGGACTTCCCGCGGTACGCCGACTACTCGAAGCACCTGCGAGACGTGCGACAGTCCGGCGACGGGTCGCCGGGGACGCGGTACGCCCTGTACTTTTCGTGGTGGAAGCTCACCTACACCGCCGAGTCGAAGGTGACGGACGTCACCCCGCCAACGCGAATCGACTGGACCATCACCAAGGACGTACACGCCGTCGGCCGCTGGCGAGTGGAAGAACTCGACGAGCTGCCGGAAGAGGCCCCATCGGACGCCGACACCGCCTGTCGCGTCTTCTTCGAGGTCGAGTACGACCCCGACAGCGTCTCCGCGGGCGACATCGACCTCCCGCGGTTCGTCTCGCTCGGCTGGGTCATCGACAAGCTCCGGCCGGTACTCCAGAAGGAGGCGGAGCGAATCGTCGAGCGAATCGTCGCCGATATCGAGGGACAGCCGCGGCGCGTGGAACTGACGATACACTCGAAACCGGGGTCGTGA
- a CDS encoding transcription initiation factor IIB family protein gives MRNENTEDTEQTDTEREQTPSCPECGSESLVADSEHGETVCDDCGLVVEEDEIDHGPEWRAFNSSEKDQKSRVGAPTTNMMHDKGLSTNIGWQNKDAYGRSLSSRQREKMQRLRTWNERFRTRDSKERNLKQALGEIDRMASALGLPDNVRETASVIYRRALDDDLLPGRSIEGVATSALYAAARMADTPRSLDEITSVSRVEKDEIARTYRYVVRELKLEIKPADPEQYVPRFASDLGLSDESERRARQLLKNAKEQGVHSGKSPVGLAAAAVYAASLLTNEKVTQNEVSEVANISEVTIRNRYHELLEAEEQVQLP, from the coding sequence GTGCGCAATGAGAATACGGAAGATACCGAGCAGACAGACACCGAGCGGGAGCAGACGCCCTCGTGTCCCGAGTGTGGCTCGGAGAGTCTCGTCGCCGACTCCGAACACGGCGAGACGGTCTGCGACGACTGCGGCCTCGTCGTCGAGGAAGACGAGATAGACCACGGCCCCGAGTGGCGCGCGTTCAACTCCTCTGAAAAAGACCAGAAGTCCCGCGTCGGCGCGCCCACGACGAACATGATGCACGACAAGGGGCTGTCGACCAACATCGGTTGGCAGAACAAAGACGCCTACGGGCGCTCGCTGTCGTCCCGCCAGCGCGAGAAGATGCAGCGACTTCGCACGTGGAACGAGCGGTTCCGCACCCGAGACTCCAAGGAGCGCAACCTCAAGCAGGCGCTCGGCGAAATCGACCGCATGGCCTCCGCGCTCGGCCTCCCGGACAACGTCCGCGAGACCGCCTCGGTCATCTATCGCCGCGCGCTCGACGACGACCTGCTCCCCGGCCGCTCCATCGAGGGCGTCGCCACCTCGGCGCTGTACGCCGCCGCCCGCATGGCCGACACCCCTCGCTCGCTCGACGAGATTACGAGCGTCTCGCGCGTCGAGAAGGACGAAATCGCCCGGACCTACCGCTACGTCGTCCGCGAGCTGAAGCTCGAAATCAAGCCCGCCGACCCCGAGCAGTACGTCCCGCGGTTCGCCAGCGACCTCGGCCTCTCCGACGAGTCCGAGCGGCGCGCCCGACAGCTCTTGAAGAACGCCAAAGAACAGGGTGTCCACTCCGGCAAGTCGCCGGTCGGCCTCGCCGCCGCCGCCGTCTACGCGGCCTCGCTTCTCACCAACGAGAAGGTGACGCAGAACGAGGTCTCCGAGGTCGCCAACATCTCGGAGGTCACCATCCGCAACCGCTACCACGAACTGCTCGAAGCCGAAGAACAGGTCCAACTGCCCTAA